In Natronoarchaeum mannanilyticum, a genomic segment contains:
- a CDS encoding 50S ribosomal protein L18: MASGPRYKVPMRRRREVRTDYHQRLRLLKSGKPRLVARKSNKHVSAQLIVPGPQGDETKVSANSSDLAEYGWEAPTGNLPAAYLTGLLAGQRALDAGLEEAVLDIGLNTATEGSKVFAVQEGAIDAGVEIPHNESVLADWSRNRGEHIAEYAEQLDEPLYSGEFDATELPEHFDEVREEILE; this comes from the coding sequence ATGGCGAGTGGACCACGATACAAGGTGCCGATGCGGCGCCGCCGCGAGGTCCGGACCGACTACCACCAGAGGTTGCGCCTCCTCAAATCCGGCAAACCGCGTCTTGTCGCTCGAAAGAGCAACAAGCACGTCTCGGCGCAGCTGATCGTCCCCGGACCGCAGGGCGACGAGACGAAGGTGAGCGCGAACTCCAGCGATCTGGCAGAGTACGGCTGGGAAGCCCCGACGGGCAACCTTCCGGCCGCCTACCTGACAGGACTCCTCGCTGGCCAACGCGCGCTCGACGCCGGTCTGGAGGAAGCGGTGCTGGACATCGGCCTCAACACGGCGACCGAAGGGAGCAAAGTCTTCGCAGTACAGGAAGGGGCGATCGACGCGGGCGTCGAGATCCCCCACAACGAGAGCGTGCTGGCGGACTGGTCGCGCAACCGCGGCGAGCACATCGCCGAGTACGCCGAACAGCTCGACGAGCCGCTGTACAGCGGCGAGTTCGACGCGACTGAACTGCCCGAGCACTTCGACGAAGTGCGGGAGGAGATCCTAGAATGA
- the cmk gene encoding (d)CMP kinase: protein MLLTVSGPPGAGKSTTAAALAEAFDVEHVSGGDIFRELADERGHSLAEFNELAETDPQIDRDLDRRLQEVAREREDVVLESRLAGWLAADEADVRIWLDAPIEVRARRIADREDKPVAQALDETKERAASERQRYLEYYDIDIEDLSIYDLTVNTARWGEDAVPSLVVDAVERYDPDEDEGKTPITGVDYDF, encoded by the coding sequence ATGTTACTGACCGTTTCCGGCCCGCCCGGCGCCGGAAAGTCCACGACCGCCGCCGCGCTCGCGGAGGCGTTCGACGTAGAGCACGTCAGCGGCGGCGACATCTTTCGCGAACTCGCAGACGAGCGGGGTCACTCGCTCGCGGAGTTCAACGAGCTCGCCGAGACGGATCCGCAGATCGACCGCGATCTGGACCGCCGTCTCCAGGAGGTCGCCCGCGAGCGCGAGGACGTCGTGCTCGAATCCCGGCTCGCCGGCTGGCTCGCCGCCGACGAGGCCGACGTGCGCATCTGGCTGGACGCGCCGATCGAGGTCCGCGCGCGCCGGATCGCCGACCGCGAGGACAAGCCCGTGGCGCAGGCGCTCGACGAGACCAAGGAGCGCGCCGCCAGCGAGCGCCAGCGCTACCTGGAGTACTACGACATCGACATCGAGGACCTCTCGATCTACGACCTGACGGTCAACACCGCCCGCTGGGGCGAGGACGCGGTCCCGTCGCTGGTCGTCGACGCCGTCGAGCGCTACGACCCCGACGAGGACGAGGGCAAGACGCCGATCACCGGCGTCGACTACGACTTCTGA
- a CDS encoding 30S ribosomal protein S5, whose protein sequence is MSNNYNGGWEPVTRLGRKVQEGEIDTMEDALNSGLPLKEPEVVDQLLPGLEDEVLDINMVQRMTDSGRRVKFRCVVAIGNRDGFVGYAEGRDDQVGAAIQKAIDIAKLNMINVSRGCGSWECGCGRPHTVALRSTGKAGSVEVELRPAPRGLGLAGGETVRNVLELAGIEDAWTRSSGNTRTTVNFAKATFNALRNTAEARVPERAFEKREVIE, encoded by the coding sequence ATGAGCAACAACTACAACGGCGGCTGGGAGCCGGTCACACGGCTCGGTCGCAAGGTACAGGAGGGCGAGATCGACACGATGGAGGACGCCCTCAACTCCGGTCTCCCCCTGAAGGAGCCGGAGGTCGTCGACCAGCTCCTGCCGGGGCTGGAAGACGAGGTGCTGGACATCAACATGGTACAGCGGATGACCGACTCGGGTCGCCGGGTCAAGTTCCGCTGCGTCGTCGCCATCGGCAACCGCGACGGCTTTGTCGGCTACGCCGAAGGTCGCGACGACCAGGTCGGCGCCGCCATCCAGAAGGCGATCGACATCGCCAAGCTGAACATGATCAACGTCTCGCGGGGCTGTGGTTCCTGGGAGTGCGGCTGCGGCCGTCCCCACACGGTCGCGCTGCGCTCGACGGGCAAGGCCGGCTCCGTCGAGGTCGAACTGCGACCCGCGCCGCGTGGCCTCGGCCTCGCGGGCGGCGAGACGGTCCGCAACGTGCTCGAACTCGCGGGAATCGAGGACGCCTGGACGCGTTCCTCCGGTAACACGCGCACGACGGTGAACTTCGCGAAGGCGACGTTCAACGCCCTGCGCAACACCGCCGAGGCCCGCGTGCCCGAGCGCGCCTTCGAGAAGCGCGAGGTGATCGAATGA
- a CDS encoding 50S ribosomal protein L30: protein MTKAVVQLRSEVNMEGGVEDTLSMLNLSRINHCTLVPETEAYTGMVHKVNDYVAHGEPSQDVVETLLAKRAEPLEGDADVDDEWVADNTDYDDISDLAAALTDEETKLQDEGLSPVLRLHPPRSGHEGIKHPTKEGGQLGKHTSEEIDDLLTAMR, encoded by the coding sequence ATGACGAAAGCAGTCGTTCAGCTCCGGAGCGAAGTGAACATGGAGGGCGGCGTCGAGGACACGCTCTCGATGCTGAACCTCTCGCGGATCAACCACTGCACGCTCGTCCCCGAGACCGAAGCGTACACCGGGATGGTCCACAAGGTCAACGACTACGTGGCCCACGGCGAGCCCAGCCAGGACGTCGTCGAGACGCTGCTGGCGAAGCGCGCCGAACCGCTCGAGGGCGACGCCGACGTCGACGACGAGTGGGTGGCGGACAACACCGACTACGACGACATCAGCGATCTCGCAGCCGCGCTGACCGACGAGGAGACGAAGCTCCAGGACGAGGGGCTCTCGCCGGTGCTTCGGCTTCACCCGCCGCGCAGCGGCCACGAGGGCATCAAGCACCCGACCAAGGAGGGCGGGCAGCTCGGTAAACACACCTCCGAGGAGATCGACGACCTCCTCACCGCAATGCGATAG
- a CDS encoding MEDS domain-containing protein: MSGSAERDSAGDRNSGLDALRKPDPLRDPVGSDDGHDHDDHIALLYESRAEQFAAVVPFVRQGLADGEHCLYIVDDNSRADVIAALRDGGVDVDAALESGALEIRSPAATYRSDGEFDPDDMVAFLENAVDEAREEYEALRVTGEMTWLLDADVDAEELLEYEGKFDTALPAGDCIALCQYDRDRFPPAVIRDLVKTHPQLVYDGAVCSNLYYTPAAELFSTERASREVDRMLGVLRDRAVATTSLQTHERFLRRLYETIAAPDASFDEKTRRLLDLGREYLDLDVGFLSQIDGEAFEIVDAVGSHELIQPGDTAPVSETYCRRVLESDGPLGVADAAAEGWENDPAYEQYGLESFLGVTVSGGADRYGTLCFADTNPRDVPFTEGQQAFVELMGEWFRHELDRLERERYLRRAYDVTSDTDRSFDEKIDALLELGAERFGADAGLLARDRGDVFEIEAMHGDHPEIAEGATTPASSTHYCREVVSEGETLSVSDAAAAGWTDDPLYEQLGLACYAGVDIAVGDEQYGTICFLDRSPREADFTSGERTFLELIGQWIEYELDRRHREDRLAALNGLSRELMDPETTADIAERVVAAAEDSLNLPVAAVAIDDAETGVLEPLAATGAGDRLLAEHSPLSVGEGVGWKAFVNDEPRRRDDLDSDAGDASASQRVSEIAAFPLGKQGVFLVGATSEGGFSPGDYDFVETVAANVGAAFGRTRREQQLRAREATLEDRTETLGRLERINSIIRNIDQALVGASSRDEIFRVVCEELAADGGPYELAWVGDAEAVSGTVTPVERAGATSCYPEEIEVDVEGGVETLEPAGRALRTGEVQVVDEVVGSPPFESWQRVALERGFQSIAALPLVHGDTTFGVLGVYASEPGMFDELERDVLTELSDTIAYAASALKSKRALVSDEVAELDFAVSDDDFTVAKLTRDAGCAFVHETMVPQADGGLRVFFRTRDAAPEAILDAAAGLSISEVSLVSEREDGGERVCLFEALLAEDCPAATVLDHGGRLTRLRAEDGEAEVTIEIASGEPAREFAASFRSRYPEATLTGKRTSERSRETLTEFHAALTDDLTPRQIEALRTAFHSGYFETPRTRSGSEVAASMDITQPTFNDHLRAGQRKLFGKLFASESGDG; the protein is encoded by the coding sequence GTGAGCGGTTCCGCCGAAAGAGACTCCGCCGGCGATCGCAATAGCGGACTCGACGCTCTCCGGAAGCCCGACCCACTTCGCGACCCTGTCGGCTCGGACGACGGTCACGATCACGACGACCACATCGCGCTGCTGTACGAATCCCGCGCCGAGCAGTTCGCCGCCGTCGTCCCGTTCGTCCGGCAGGGGCTGGCCGACGGCGAGCACTGTCTGTACATCGTCGACGACAATTCGCGCGCCGACGTGATCGCGGCGCTGCGGGACGGCGGCGTCGACGTCGACGCCGCCCTCGAGTCCGGGGCGCTCGAGATTCGATCCCCGGCGGCCACCTACCGTTCCGACGGCGAGTTCGACCCCGACGACATGGTCGCGTTCCTCGAGAACGCCGTCGACGAGGCCCGCGAGGAGTACGAGGCCCTCCGGGTCACCGGCGAGATGACCTGGCTGCTCGACGCCGACGTCGACGCCGAGGAACTGCTCGAGTACGAGGGGAAGTTCGATACGGCGCTCCCCGCGGGGGACTGCATCGCGCTGTGCCAGTACGATCGCGATCGCTTTCCGCCGGCGGTCATCCGCGATCTCGTCAAGACCCATCCGCAGCTCGTCTACGACGGCGCCGTCTGTTCGAATCTCTACTACACGCCGGCGGCGGAACTGTTCTCGACCGAGCGCGCGAGTCGCGAGGTCGACCGAATGCTGGGGGTGCTCCGCGATCGCGCCGTCGCGACGACGTCGCTGCAGACCCACGAGCGATTTCTCCGCCGACTCTACGAGACGATCGCGGCTCCCGACGCCTCGTTCGACGAAAAAACCCGACGACTGCTCGATCTCGGGCGGGAGTACCTCGACCTCGACGTCGGCTTCCTCTCGCAGATCGACGGCGAGGCGTTCGAGATCGTCGACGCAGTGGGATCGCACGAGCTGATCCAGCCGGGTGACACGGCGCCGGTATCGGAGACGTACTGCCGGCGGGTCCTCGAATCCGACGGCCCGCTCGGCGTCGCGGACGCCGCAGCGGAGGGGTGGGAGAACGATCCGGCCTACGAGCAGTACGGGCTGGAGTCGTTCCTCGGCGTCACGGTCTCCGGCGGCGCAGATCGGTACGGAACCCTGTGCTTCGCGGACACGAACCCCCGCGATGTGCCGTTCACCGAGGGCCAGCAGGCGTTCGTCGAGTTGATGGGGGAGTGGTTCAGACACGAACTCGACCGCCTCGAGCGCGAGCGGTACCTCCGTCGCGCGTACGACGTCACCTCGGACACCGACCGGTCGTTCGACGAGAAGATCGACGCGCTGCTGGAGCTCGGGGCCGAGCGGTTCGGCGCCGACGCCGGACTGCTGGCCCGGGATCGCGGCGACGTCTTCGAGATCGAGGCGATGCACGGCGACCACCCCGAGATCGCGGAGGGGGCGACGACGCCGGCGTCGTCGACGCACTACTGCCGGGAGGTCGTCTCCGAGGGCGAGACGCTGTCGGTCAGCGACGCCGCCGCTGCGGGGTGGACCGACGACCCGCTCTACGAGCAGCTCGGACTGGCGTGTTACGCCGGCGTCGACATCGCCGTCGGCGACGAACAGTACGGCACGATCTGCTTTCTGGACCGCTCGCCGCGGGAGGCCGACTTCACGTCCGGCGAGCGGACGTTCTTGGAACTGATCGGGCAGTGGATCGAGTACGAACTCGACCGGCGCCACCGCGAGGACCGGCTGGCCGCGCTCAACGGACTGAGCCGCGAGCTGATGGATCCCGAGACGACGGCGGACATCGCCGAGCGCGTCGTCGCCGCGGCCGAGGACTCCCTGAACCTCCCCGTCGCGGCCGTCGCGATCGACGACGCGGAGACGGGCGTCCTGGAACCGCTGGCGGCGACCGGGGCGGGCGACCGTCTGCTGGCCGAGCACTCGCCGCTGTCGGTCGGCGAGGGCGTCGGCTGGAAGGCGTTCGTCAACGACGAGCCGCGACGGCGGGACGACCTCGATTCGGACGCCGGCGACGCGTCGGCGTCGCAGCGGGTATCCGAGATCGCGGCGTTCCCGCTGGGCAAGCAGGGCGTGTTTCTCGTCGGCGCGACGAGCGAGGGCGGGTTCTCGCCGGGCGACTACGACTTCGTCGAGACGGTCGCCGCCAACGTCGGCGCCGCGTTCGGGCGGACGCGCCGCGAACAGCAGCTCCGGGCCCGCGAGGCGACGCTGGAGGACCGGACGGAGACGCTCGGCCGGCTGGAGCGCATCAACTCCATCATCCGCAACATCGACCAGGCGCTCGTCGGCGCCTCGAGCCGGGACGAGATTTTCCGCGTGGTCTGCGAGGAGTTGGCGGCGGACGGCGGCCCCTACGAGCTCGCGTGGGTCGGCGACGCTGAAGCGGTGTCCGGAACGGTGACGCCCGTCGAACGAGCCGGCGCCACCTCGTGCTACCCTGAGGAGATCGAGGTGGACGTCGAGGGCGGCGTCGAGACGCTCGAACCCGCCGGTCGGGCGCTCCGGACGGGCGAGGTGCAGGTCGTCGACGAGGTGGTCGGCAGTCCGCCGTTCGAGTCCTGGCAGCGGGTCGCCCTCGAACGCGGGTTCCAGTCGATCGCCGCGCTCCCCCTCGTCCACGGCGACACGACGTTCGGCGTCCTCGGCGTCTACGCGTCCGAACCGGGGATGTTCGACGAGCTGGAGCGGGACGTCCTGACGGAGCTGAGCGACACGATCGCCTACGCCGCGAGCGCGCTGAAGAGCAAGCGCGCGCTGGTCAGCGACGAGGTCGCCGAGCTCGACTTTGCCGTCTCGGACGACGACTTCACGGTCGCGAAACTCACGCGCGACGCCGGGTGCGCGTTCGTCCACGAGACGATGGTCCCGCAGGCCGACGGCGGACTCCGGGTGTTCTTCCGGACGCGGGACGCCGCCCCCGAGGCGATCCTGGACGCCGCCGCCGGGCTCTCGATCAGCGAGGTGTCGCTCGTATCGGAGCGCGAGGACGGCGGCGAGCGGGTGTGCCTGTTCGAGGCGCTGCTCGCCGAGGACTGTCCCGCTGCGACGGTGCTCGACCACGGCGGCAGGCTCACCCGGCTCCGCGCCGAGGACGGCGAGGCCGAGGTGACCATCGAGATCGCGTCCGGCGAGCCCGCCCGCGAGTTCGCGGCGTCGTTCCGGTCGCGGTACCCCGAGGCGACGTTGACGGGCAAGCGCACCAGCGAACGATCCCGGGAGACGCTCACCGAGTTCCACGCCGCGCTGACCGACGACCTGACGCCGCGCCAGATCGAGGCGCTCCGGACCGCGTTCCACAGCGGCTACTTCGAGACGCCGCGGACGCGCTCGGGCAGCGAGGTCGCCGCGTCGATGGACATCACCCAGCCGACGTTCAACGACCACCTCCGGGCGGGCCAGCGCAAGCTCTTCGGGAAACTGTTCGCGTCCGAGTCCGGCGACGGGTGA
- a CDS encoding uL15m family ribosomal protein, with protein MTSKKRRQRGSRTHGGGSHKNRRGAGHRGGRGAAGRDKHEFHNYEPLGKHGFTRPDSVQDEVLEIAVQKLDEDAAVYAAEGDAEETDDGFRLDARDIVEDGHEADVVKVLGGGQVRNQLEVVADAFSASARALIEEEGGEATLSDRAEEAEDEDEPQDVSQTEADGE; from the coding sequence ATGACCAGCAAGAAACGACGCCAGCGCGGTTCGCGCACGCACGGCGGCGGTTCCCACAAGAACCGCCGCGGGGCCGGCCACCGGGGCGGCCGCGGCGCGGCCGGGCGCGACAAACACGAGTTCCACAACTACGAACCGCTCGGCAAACACGGCTTCACCCGTCCGGACTCGGTCCAGGACGAGGTCCTCGAGATCGCGGTCCAGAAGCTCGACGAGGACGCCGCCGTCTACGCGGCGGAGGGCGACGCCGAGGAGACCGACGACGGGTTCCGCCTCGACGCGCGCGACATCGTCGAGGACGGCCACGAGGCCGACGTCGTCAAGGTGCTCGGCGGCGGGCAGGTCCGCAACCAGCTCGAAGTCGTCGCCGACGCCTTCTCCGCGAGCGCTCGCGCGCTCATCGAAGAGGAGGGCGGCGAAGCGACGCTGAGCGACCGCGCCGAGGAAGCAGAGGACGAGGACGAACCACAAGACGTATCCCAGACAGAGGCAGACGGGGAGTAA
- the secY gene encoding preprotein translocase subunit SecY: MGWKEVAEPVLTRMPIVRQPKSHVPFKRKLMWTGGILMLYFLLTNIYLVGVPRGSESALFQQFQSILAVGQGTLMQVGIAPIVTASIVLQLLGGTDLLGLDTDDPRDQVLYQGLQKLLVVVMTVMMAIPTVWAGLLQVSEGIAQSLGIPMIGLELLVFAQIVAGGILILYMDEIVSKWGVGSGVGLFIIAGVSQKLVAGLFSPRAGGFFPTWFDIALGRAGPEGSLVGGSGLQYLIFGEGQLLALFTTVLIFVVVVYAESVRVEIPLSHSRVKGARGRFPVKLIYASVLPMILVRALQANLQFLGQILNRTAGMPSWLGVYQQGSPVSGFFYYTSPIYSPDQWMWWAGGSAANYEIWQIMLRVGIDLTVMIVGGAIFAIFWVETTDMGPESTAKQIQNSGMQIPGFRQNTGVLEKVMERYIPQVTVIGGALVGLLAVMANMLGTIGTVTGTGLLLTVSITYKLYEEIAEEQLMEMHPMMRDMFGK, encoded by the coding sequence ATGGGATGGAAGGAGGTCGCTGAACCGGTCCTGACGCGGATGCCGATCGTCCGCCAGCCGAAGAGCCACGTGCCGTTCAAGCGCAAGCTGATGTGGACCGGCGGGATCCTGATGCTGTATTTCCTGCTGACCAACATCTACCTGGTCGGCGTGCCCCGCGGCTCGGAGAGCGCGCTGTTCCAGCAGTTCCAGTCGATCCTGGCCGTCGGCCAGGGGACGCTGATGCAGGTCGGCATCGCGCCGATCGTCACCGCGAGCATCGTGCTCCAGCTGCTGGGCGGGACCGACCTGCTCGGGCTGGACACGGACGATCCGCGCGATCAGGTCCTCTACCAGGGCCTCCAGAAGCTGCTGGTGGTCGTGATGACCGTCATGATGGCCATCCCGACCGTCTGGGCCGGACTGCTGCAGGTCTCCGAAGGGATCGCCCAGTCGCTGGGCATCCCGATGATCGGCCTCGAGCTGCTGGTGTTCGCCCAGATCGTCGCCGGCGGAATCCTGATCCTCTACATGGACGAGATCGTCTCGAAGTGGGGGGTCGGCAGCGGCGTCGGGCTGTTCATCATCGCCGGCGTCAGCCAGAAGCTCGTCGCCGGGCTCTTCAGCCCGCGGGCCGGCGGGTTCTTCCCGACCTGGTTCGACATCGCGCTCGGCCGGGCGGGCCCCGAAGGCTCGCTCGTCGGCGGCAGCGGCCTCCAGTACCTGATCTTCGGGGAAGGCCAGCTGCTCGCGCTGTTCACGACGGTGCTGATCTTCGTCGTCGTCGTGTACGCCGAGAGCGTCCGGGTCGAGATCCCTCTCTCGCACAGCCGCGTGAAGGGTGCCCGCGGACGCTTCCCGGTGAAACTCATCTACGCGAGCGTCCTGCCGATGATCCTCGTCCGCGCGCTGCAGGCGAACCTGCAGTTCCTCGGGCAGATCCTCAACAGGACCGCGGGGATGCCGTCGTGGCTCGGCGTCTACCAGCAGGGGAGCCCGGTCAGCGGGTTCTTCTACTACACGTCGCCGATCTACAGCCCCGACCAGTGGATGTGGTGGGCCGGCGGCTCGGCCGCCAACTACGAGATCTGGCAGATCATGCTCCGGGTCGGCATCGACCTCACGGTGATGATCGTGGGTGGCGCAATCTTCGCCATCTTCTGGGTCGAGACGACCGACATGGGCCCTGAATCGACGGCCAAGCAGATCCAGAACTCGGGGATGCAGATCCCCGGATTCCGCCAGAACACCGGCGTGCTCGAGAAGGTCATGGAGCGGTACATCCCGCAAGTGACCGTCATCGGCGGCGCGCTGGTCGGCCTGCTGGCCGTGATGGCGAACATGCTCGGCACCATCGGGACGGTGACCGGCACCGGGCTGCTGCTGACGGTCTCGATCACGTACAAGCTGTACGAGGAGATCGCCGAGGAGCAGCTCATGGAGATGCACCCGATGATGCGGGACATGTTCGGCAAGTAG
- a CDS encoding Zn-ribbon domain-containing OB-fold protein: MTSDLGQYLSDGELGVDGWTAALEDDRLLGQACPDCEHVTAAPKAACARCGSRDLDPVELPEEGTVYSATRVEVAPEGFAAPYTVALVTVGDARVTARIDADVEIGDDVRFQGATESPEGLTPLFG, encoded by the coding sequence ATGACGAGCGATCTCGGCCAGTATCTGTCCGACGGCGAGCTCGGCGTCGACGGCTGGACGGCGGCGCTGGAAGACGACCGGCTGCTCGGGCAGGCCTGTCCCGACTGCGAGCACGTCACCGCGGCGCCGAAGGCGGCCTGCGCGCGCTGCGGCAGTCGCGATCTCGATCCCGTCGAACTCCCCGAAGAGGGAACGGTCTACTCGGCGACGCGCGTCGAGGTGGCGCCCGAGGGGTTCGCGGCGCCGTACACGGTCGCGCTGGTGACGGTCGGCGACGCGCGCGTGACCGCTCGCATCGACGCCGACGTCGAGATCGGCGACGACGTCCGGTTCCAGGGGGCGACAGAGTCCCCGGAGGGGCTGACGCCGCTTTTCGGGTGA
- a CDS encoding DUF106 domain-containing protein, with product MVRTAEKVQSLIEEDEDFADALASVKRVADQNGGEVEWQDVEGDVTSGQWGRLIEQGVLRSAEGDAFRLSDPEGVEQVVGDDGSVEMPDTPDVDSEDSSWSQWDKLAGLATLGMMVGYYFNPVRNAVGNSIDLMLGPIDAVLPFYAVVMVVAMLTSVYSMLLQANLMDSEKMSEYQEQMQAIQEKRKAAKERGDDEALERIQEEQMEAMGDQLGMFKEQFRPMVWIMVLTIPIFLWLYWITNTGQIPAAEQTAIMPFVGEIQWDEGILGPMPAWIVWYFLSTMGFRQLFAKPLNIQTTPST from the coding sequence ATGGTGCGCACCGCGGAGAAAGTGCAGTCCCTCATCGAGGAAGATGAGGACTTCGCCGACGCGCTGGCGTCGGTCAAACGCGTCGCCGATCAGAACGGCGGCGAGGTCGAGTGGCAAGACGTCGAGGGCGACGTCACGAGCGGCCAGTGGGGCCGGTTGATCGAGCAAGGCGTCCTCCGGAGCGCGGAGGGCGACGCCTTCCGCCTGTCCGATCCCGAGGGGGTCGAGCAGGTCGTCGGCGACGACGGCTCCGTCGAGATGCCCGATACCCCCGACGTCGACAGCGAGGACAGCTCCTGGTCCCAGTGGGACAAGCTGGCCGGCCTCGCGACGCTGGGCATGATGGTCGGATACTACTTCAACCCGGTCCGGAACGCGGTCGGGAACTCGATCGATCTCATGCTCGGGCCGATCGACGCCGTGCTCCCGTTCTACGCCGTCGTGATGGTCGTCGCGATGCTGACGTCGGTGTACTCGATGCTGCTGCAGGCGAACCTGATGGACTCGGAGAAGATGTCCGAGTACCAAGAGCAGATGCAGGCCATCCAGGAAAAGCGCAAAGCCGCCAAGGAACGGGGCGACGACGAGGCCCTCGAACGCATCCAGGAGGAGCAGATGGAGGCCATGGGCGATCAGCTCGGCATGTTCAAAGAGCAGTTCCGCCCGATGGTGTGGATCATGGTGCTGACGATCCCCATCTTCCTGTGGCTCTACTGGATCACCAACACGGGCCAGATCCCGGCGGCCGAGCAGACGGCGATCATGCCGTTCGTCGGCGAGATCCAGTGGGACGAGGGGATCCTCGGCCCGATGCCGGCGTGGATCGTCTGGTACTTCCTCTCGACGATGGGGTTCCGCCAGCTGTTCGCCAAGCCGCTGAACATCCAGACGACGCCCTCGACCTGA
- a CDS encoding adenylate kinase, whose translation MANPNVLILGAPGAGKGTQSSRIVEEFGVEHVTTGDALRANKDMDIGHLDTEYDTPRAYMEAGELVPDEVVNEIVKTALQEADGYVLDGYPRNPAQAEYLDEITDLDVVLHLDVAKEELVDRLTGRRVCDECGTNYHVEYDQPEEEGVCDECGGELIQRDDDTEETVRERLNVYEDNTVPVIEQYEGDDEFVRVDGERAPDAVWEDVRDAIAEKA comes from the coding sequence ATGGCCAATCCGAACGTACTGATACTCGGAGCACCGGGTGCGGGCAAGGGAACGCAGAGTTCGCGGATCGTCGAGGAGTTCGGCGTCGAGCACGTCACGACGGGCGACGCGCTGCGCGCGAACAAGGACATGGACATCGGTCACCTCGACACCGAGTACGACACGCCCCGCGCGTACATGGAGGCCGGCGAGCTGGTCCCCGACGAGGTCGTCAACGAGATCGTCAAGACCGCCCTCCAGGAGGCCGACGGCTACGTGCTCGACGGCTACCCGCGCAACCCCGCGCAGGCGGAGTACCTCGACGAGATCACCGACCTTGACGTCGTGCTCCACCTCGACGTCGCCAAGGAGGAGCTGGTCGACCGCCTCACCGGCCGCCGCGTCTGCGACGAGTGCGGCACGAACTACCACGTCGAGTACGATCAGCCCGAGGAGGAGGGCGTCTGCGACGAGTGTGGCGGCGAACTGATCCAGCGCGACGACGACACCGAGGAGACCGTCCGCGAGCGCCTGAACGTGTACGAGGACAACACCGTCCCCGTCATCGAGCAGTACGAGGGCGACGACGAGTTCGTCCGCGTCGACGGCGAGCGCGCGCCCGACGCCGTCTGGGAGGACGTGCGCGACGCGATCGCCGAGAAGGCCTGA
- a CDS encoding thiolase domain-containing protein: MREATIAGAGMTRFGVHESTLPELFADAALPAMDDAGVEAADIDALYLGNTMGGQIEGESHLAPTLASHVGLAGVPCQRFEDACATSSNAFKHAVRAVEAGHHDAVLVGGVERCSAATGRETDEMTRIFASAAHGTYERPTGLTFPGVFALLTKRHMHEYGTTEEQLAEVAVKNHYHGSLNPRAHFGKETTVEEVLEGPIVADPFHLHDCCPFSDGAAAVVVASAEVAAELDCDLVPVAGVGHATDVVPIADKAHPSVTRSARDAASQAYETARIGPDDVDVVELHDCFTGAEVLATEALGLVEDGQGGPAAAAGRTSLGGEIPVNPSGGLKAKGHPLGATGVAQLVELTEQLRGDAGDRQVEDADVGLAHNLGGDAATTVVTVLEAAR, encoded by the coding sequence ATGCGCGAAGCCACGATCGCGGGCGCCGGGATGACGCGGTTCGGCGTCCACGAGTCGACCCTTCCCGAACTGTTCGCGGACGCCGCACTCCCCGCGATGGACGACGCCGGCGTCGAGGCGGCGGATATCGACGCGCTGTACTTGGGCAACACGATGGGCGGCCAGATCGAGGGCGAGAGCCACCTCGCGCCGACGCTGGCGTCCCACGTCGGACTGGCTGGCGTCCCCTGCCAGCGCTTCGAGGACGCCTGCGCGACCTCCTCGAACGCGTTCAAGCACGCCGTCCGCGCCGTGGAGGCGGGCCACCACGACGCGGTGCTGGTCGGCGGCGTCGAGCGCTGCTCGGCGGCCACCGGCCGTGAGACCGACGAGATGACGCGGATCTTCGCCAGCGCCGCCCACGGAACGTACGAGCGCCCGACCGGCCTCACCTTCCCCGGCGTGTTCGCCCTGCTGACCAAGCGCCACATGCACGAGTACGGCACGACCGAGGAGCAACTCGCCGAGGTCGCCGTCAAGAACCACTACCACGGAAGTCTGAACCCCCGCGCGCACTTCGGCAAGGAGACCACCGTCGAGGAGGTGCTGGAGGGGCCGATCGTCGCCGATCCGTTCCACCTCCACGACTGCTGTCCGTTCTCGGACGGCGCGGCCGCGGTCGTCGTGGCGAGCGCCGAGGTCGCGGCGGAACTGGACTGCGACCTAGTACCGGTCGCGGGCGTCGGGCACGCCACCGACGTCGTCCCGATAGCCGACAAAGCTCACCCCTCCGTGACCCGTTCCGCGCGCGACGCCGCGAGTCAGGCCTACGAGACCGCGAGGATCGGTCCCGACGACGTGGACGTCGTCGAACTCCACGACTGTTTCACCGGCGCGGAAGTGCTGGCGACCGAGGCGCTGGGGCTGGTAGAGGACGGTCAGGGCGGCCCGGCAGCTGCGGCGGGCCGCACGTCGCTGGGCGGGGAGATTCCCGTCAATCCCAGCGGCGGGCTCAAAGCGAAGGGCCACCCGCTGGGCGCGACGGGCGTCGCCCAGCTCGTTGAGCTGACCGAGCAGCTCCGCGGCGACGCCGGCGATCGCCAGGTCGAAGACGCCGACGTCGGGCTGGCGCACAACCTCGGCGGCGACGCCGCGACGACCGTCGTCACCGTGCTGGAGGCCGCGCGATGA